Proteins from a genomic interval of Zingiber officinale cultivar Zhangliang chromosome 2A, Zo_v1.1, whole genome shotgun sequence:
- the LOC122043306 gene encoding uncharacterized protein LOC122043306 isoform X1, which produces MASNNTIPGFRFVRCPRCMALLTEIACVPVYQCGECGVTLRAKHYNSTDQSAASLASQPSKAEDASSSGLNKGDEESCLKERQMELEASSSNVRSMDLQSSSPNNRNDASLDNKENNNNHHSECGKVSKIASANPFDVNISSVIDTGNAETPRKRVPLSRRTFRGMSWDSADTNVHKEEGVKEKQVGTQIVAQEVSQESPREKPAALETFGLLGNEISQNEKDDLVINPSFVSEIDTGNVETSRKCVPLSRRTFRRIVQDSADTNVHKEEGVKEMQVGTQIVAHEVSQESPIEKPAALDTFGSHTNEVSQKEKDDLVTHSSFDSDDFHSVQNLMESENHVHSRSASINLVEVSKGSADKQNDRAVADLDSFEISRDSKVPMGLLNIQTEILRKVDGLKEEINEIFDKSDESRAQPHHVKHLKPGRCQTPPKVTHQRRAIPRPPPRSNGIPSKPFDVPCKHCHYEGRRASPSPCHNGICRACHCNHTCHAGSRPSPCSHKPQVERQTEKPNNNDGRQQKKQLCRPVLGGSPFVVCYNCLELLRLPIDFFIVQRRFYKLQCGACSKVLTFSFRTPKYGIPLTPDEAETPTTELDSMTDTTPGHEVSIFPSNDRSPWEPVSYSDYGYSLASDTEMPVNFPSRSTLMDKRKSRLRTGSQLYQLMDYGSASEILYRHSDIDEVSEFTAPSTPRCNTPKERLVEDGMIRKGSYVSDPSTSQHF; this is translated from the exons ATGGCTAGCAATAACACAATCCCTGGATTCCGGTTTGTAAGATGCCCGAGATGCATGGCTCTTCTTACTGAAATTGCTTGTGTTCCGGTATACCAGTGTGGTGAATGTGGTGTGACTCTTCGAG CAAAACATTATAATTCTACCGATCAGAGTGCAGCATCTCTAGCTTCACAACCGTCTAAAGCAGAAGATGCTTCAAGCAGTGGTTTAAACAAAGGAGATGAAGAAAGCTGCCTGAAGGAGAGACAAATGGAGCTCGAAGCTAGTTCCTCCAATGTGAGAAGTATGGACTTGCAGAGTTCTAGTCCCAATAACAGAAATGATGCTTCACTGGACAACAAGGAGAACAACAACAATCATCATAGTGAATGCGGGAAAGTTTCAAAGATAGCCAGTGCAAATCCATTCGACGTCAACATCTCTTCCGTCATTGATACTGGCAACGCTGAGACTCCTCGTAAACGTGTACCTCTGTCCAGAAGAACTTTTAGAGGAATGTCGTGGGATTCAGCAGATACTAATGTACATAAAGAAGAGGGTGTTAAAGAGAAGCAAGTGGGAACACAAATTGTAGCTCAAGAAGTTTCACAAGAGTCGCCGAGAGAGAAGCCAGCTGCTCTTGAGACATTTGGTTTGCTCGGAAATGAGATTTCCCAAAATGAAAAAGATGATTTAGTGATAAATCCCTCTTTTGTTTCAGAGATAGATACCGGCAACGTTGAGACATCTCGTAAATGTGTGCCCTTGTCCAGGAGAACTTTTAGAAGAATTGTGCAAGATTCAGCAGATACTAATGTACATAAAGAAGAGGGTGTTAAAGAGATGCAAGTGGGAACACAAATTGTAGCTCATGAAGTTTCACAAGAGTCGCCGATAGAGAAGCCAGCTGCTCTTGATACATTTGGTTCGCACACAAATGAGGTTTCCCAAAAAGAAAAAGATGATTTAGTGACACATTCCTCTTTTGACTCTGACGACTTCCATTCGGTTCAGAACTTGATGGAATCAGAAAATCATGTGCATTCAAGATCGGCCTCGATAAATCTAGTGGAGGTCTCCAAAGGCTCAGCCGACAAACAAAATGATAGGGCAGTAGCTGATCTTGATTCATTTGAGATCTCGAGGGATTCAAAGGTTCCTATGGGCTTACTTAACATTCAAACGGAGATCCTAAGGAAGGTTGATGGATTGAAAGAGGAAATCAATGAAATCTTTGATAAATCTGATGAGAGCAGGGCACAGCCTCACCATGTGAAGCATCTTAAGCCAGGCCGATGTCAAACTCCTCCTAAAGTGACCCATCAAAGAAGGGCAATTCCTCGACCACCACCCAGGTCCAATGGCATTCCTTCAAAGCCGTTCGATGTTCCTTGCAAGCATTGTCATTATGAAGGCCGCCGAGCATCTCCAAGCCCTTGCCACAATGGAATTTGCAGAGCTTGCCACTGCAATCATACATGCCATGCTGGTTCTAGGCCCTCTCCATGTTCCCACAAGCCTCAGGTTGAGCGTCAGACCGAGAAACCAAACAACAATGATGGAAGACAGCAGAAGAAGCAACTTTGTCGCCCTGTTTTAGGTGGCTCTCCATTTGTCGTATGCTACAACTGCTTGGAGTTGCTTAGGCTTCCTATCGATTTCTTCATAGTGCAGAGAAGATTTTATAAGCTTCAATGTGGTGCTTGTTCTAAAGTTCTTACATTTTCTTTCAGAACTCCAAAATATGGGATTCCCCTTACACCCGATGAGGCTGAGACACCGACAACCGAGTTGGACAGCATGACAGATACTACTCCTGGGCACGAGGTCTCCATCTTTCCGTCCAATGATAGATCCCCATGGGAACCAGTTTCCTACTCAGACTATGGATACTCTCTTGCCTCTGATACTGAAATGCCAGTAAATTTTCCAAGTAGATCAACTCTGATGGATAAGAGAAAAAGTAGGCTTAGAACAGGTTCACAACTTTATCAGCTCATGGACTATGGTTCGGCAAGTGAGATCTTATATCGGCACAGTGATATCGATGAAGTATCTGAATTCACAGCGCCAAGCACGCCCCGCTGTAATACTCCCAAGGAAAGGCTGGTGGAAGATGGAATGATAAGAAAAGGCTCTTATGTTTCTGATCCTTCAACCAGTCAGCATTTCTGA
- the LOC122043306 gene encoding uncharacterized protein LOC122043306 isoform X2, whose protein sequence is MASNNTIPGFRFVRCPRCMALLTEIACVPVYQCGECGVTLRAKHYNSTDQSAASLASQPSKAEDASSSGLNKGDEESCLKERQMELEASSSNVRSMDLQSSSPNNRNDASLDNKENNNNHHSECGKVSKIASANPFDVNISSVIDTGNAETPRKRVPLSRRTFRGMSWDSADTNVHKEEGVKEKQVGTQIVAQEVSQESPREKPAALETFGLLGNEISQNEKDDLVINPSFVSEIDTGNVETSRKCVPLSRRTFRRIVQDSADTNVHKEEGVKEMQVGTQIVAHEVSQESPIEKPAALDTFGSHTNEVSQKEKDDLVTHSSFDSDDFHSVQNLMESENHVHSRSASINLVEVSKGSADKQNDRAVADLDSFEISRDSKVPMGLLNIQTEILRKVDGLKEEINEIFDKSDESRAQPHHVKHLKPGRCQTPPKVTHQRRAIPRPPPRSNGIPSKPFDVPCKHCHYEGRRASPSPCHNGICRACHCNHTCHAGSRPSPCSHKPQVERQTEKPNNNDGRQQKKQLCRPVLELQNMGFPLHPMRLRHRQPSWTA, encoded by the exons ATGGCTAGCAATAACACAATCCCTGGATTCCGGTTTGTAAGATGCCCGAGATGCATGGCTCTTCTTACTGAAATTGCTTGTGTTCCGGTATACCAGTGTGGTGAATGTGGTGTGACTCTTCGAG CAAAACATTATAATTCTACCGATCAGAGTGCAGCATCTCTAGCTTCACAACCGTCTAAAGCAGAAGATGCTTCAAGCAGTGGTTTAAACAAAGGAGATGAAGAAAGCTGCCTGAAGGAGAGACAAATGGAGCTCGAAGCTAGTTCCTCCAATGTGAGAAGTATGGACTTGCAGAGTTCTAGTCCCAATAACAGAAATGATGCTTCACTGGACAACAAGGAGAACAACAACAATCATCATAGTGAATGCGGGAAAGTTTCAAAGATAGCCAGTGCAAATCCATTCGACGTCAACATCTCTTCCGTCATTGATACTGGCAACGCTGAGACTCCTCGTAAACGTGTACCTCTGTCCAGAAGAACTTTTAGAGGAATGTCGTGGGATTCAGCAGATACTAATGTACATAAAGAAGAGGGTGTTAAAGAGAAGCAAGTGGGAACACAAATTGTAGCTCAAGAAGTTTCACAAGAGTCGCCGAGAGAGAAGCCAGCTGCTCTTGAGACATTTGGTTTGCTCGGAAATGAGATTTCCCAAAATGAAAAAGATGATTTAGTGATAAATCCCTCTTTTGTTTCAGAGATAGATACCGGCAACGTTGAGACATCTCGTAAATGTGTGCCCTTGTCCAGGAGAACTTTTAGAAGAATTGTGCAAGATTCAGCAGATACTAATGTACATAAAGAAGAGGGTGTTAAAGAGATGCAAGTGGGAACACAAATTGTAGCTCATGAAGTTTCACAAGAGTCGCCGATAGAGAAGCCAGCTGCTCTTGATACATTTGGTTCGCACACAAATGAGGTTTCCCAAAAAGAAAAAGATGATTTAGTGACACATTCCTCTTTTGACTCTGACGACTTCCATTCGGTTCAGAACTTGATGGAATCAGAAAATCATGTGCATTCAAGATCGGCCTCGATAAATCTAGTGGAGGTCTCCAAAGGCTCAGCCGACAAACAAAATGATAGGGCAGTAGCTGATCTTGATTCATTTGAGATCTCGAGGGATTCAAAGGTTCCTATGGGCTTACTTAACATTCAAACGGAGATCCTAAGGAAGGTTGATGGATTGAAAGAGGAAATCAATGAAATCTTTGATAAATCTGATGAGAGCAGGGCACAGCCTCACCATGTGAAGCATCTTAAGCCAGGCCGATGTCAAACTCCTCCTAAAGTGACCCATCAAAGAAGGGCAATTCCTCGACCACCACCCAGGTCCAATGGCATTCCTTCAAAGCCGTTCGATGTTCCTTGCAAGCATTGTCATTATGAAGGCCGCCGAGCATCTCCAAGCCCTTGCCACAATGGAATTTGCAGAGCTTGCCACTGCAATCATACATGCCATGCTGGTTCTAGGCCCTCTCCATGTTCCCACAAGCCTCAGGTTGAGCGTCAGACCGAGAAACCAAACAACAATGATGGAAGACAGCAGAAGAAGCAACTTTGTCGCCCTGTTTTAG AACTCCAAAATATGGGATTCCCCTTACACCCGATGAGGCTGAGACACCGACAACCGAGTTGGACAGCATGA